The following are from one region of the Sphingomonas sp. J315 genome:
- a CDS encoding PQQ-dependent sugar dehydrogenase, which yields MLVAERAGAIYRLDPVSGARTLLIQTTLSSGGEVIGIAGAQDYATSGTFFLLYRTNGVIVLNRFLRNPAGPIVPDNFGPMLTIAAPNYAGGGWVGPAANGTLLVALSDAGGAGDPTNSAQNDATFLGKLILVSPNPDPYTGASPQFFLYQNVAKGLRRPTGGAIWNGGLLLADSGQDAFEEVSFVSDGATAINLGWPFKEGTSIRSTPPAGRTDPVIQYPHGTGPRAGNAIVGGAVGGTTIPSLHNVYVFADRSGSIFSIPVSSIQQGATLGSSMLERRNADFAPATGQIDALVTLRAGADGVIYIVRTAKFSAPSPNRRVPGVTLCRDHRRQALSLV from the coding sequence GTGCTGGTCGCGGAGCGCGCCGGCGCAATCTACCGTCTCGATCCGGTAAGCGGTGCACGCACGCTCCTGATTCAAACGACGTTGTCGAGCGGCGGCGAAGTCATCGGCATCGCCGGCGCGCAGGATTACGCCACATCCGGCACCTTTTTCCTGCTGTACCGGACTAACGGTGTCATCGTGCTCAATCGCTTTCTCCGGAATCCGGCGGGGCCGATCGTTCCAGACAATTTCGGGCCGATGCTGACGATCGCGGCACCGAATTATGCTGGCGGGGGTTGGGTCGGTCCGGCCGCCAACGGCACTCTTCTCGTCGCGCTGAGCGACGCGGGTGGCGCTGGCGATCCCACCAATAGCGCCCAGAACGATGCGACGTTTCTCGGCAAGCTGATCCTGGTTTCGCCCAATCCCGATCCCTATACGGGCGCTTCACCGCAATTCTTCCTGTACCAGAATGTGGCGAAGGGTCTGCGCCGCCCGACCGGTGGTGCGATCTGGAACGGTGGGCTGCTGCTCGCCGATAGCGGGCAGGACGCGTTCGAGGAGGTCAGTTTCGTCTCGGACGGGGCGACCGCCATCAATCTCGGCTGGCCGTTCAAGGAGGGTACAAGCATCCGTTCGACGCCTCCTGCTGGCCGGACCGATCCGGTGATCCAGTATCCGCACGGCACCGGCCCCCGCGCCGGAAACGCGATCGTCGGCGGTGCGGTTGGCGGCACGACAATCCCATCACTGCACAACGTCTATGTGTTCGCCGACCGGAGCGGGTCAATCTTCAGCATTCCCGTGTCATCGATCCAGCAGGGAGCGACGCTGGGCAGCTCCATGCTGGAACGGCGCAACGCCGACTTCGCGCCAGCGACCGGCCAGATCGACGCGCTAGTCACCCTGCGCGCAGGTGCTGACGGGGTGATCTACATCGTCAGGACGGCGAAATTTTCCGCGCCGAGCCCGAATAGGCGAGTCCCCGGCGTGACGCTTTGCCGGGACCATCGGCGTCAGGCTTTGTCGCTGGTTTGA
- a CDS encoding Ig-like domain-containing protein, giving the protein MPNCARAPSAPPPSPRRSCDRCRRRWGCGSVNRLIWVRVAVNPLEYLRSGVHKIDEKDARPRLRGRTKIARHVRSVGATALIGCSGGSTSQPGPAPVNRAPSFTSAAAVTVAENATGSVYQAAATDPDSDALTYSISGGADAARFAITAAGQLSFAASPNFDLPADSDLDNVYQITLSVSDGRASAQLAVTISVTNSREGYAASQPGLSIRSPLLRSMPQPCWSRSAPAQSTVSIR; this is encoded by the coding sequence ATGCCGAATTGCGCAAGGGCGCCGAGCGCGCCGCCGCCCTCGCCGCGCCGCTCCTGCGACAGGTGCAGGAGGCGATGGGGCTGCGGATCGGTTAATCGTTTGATTTGGGTAAGAGTCGCTGTTAACCCCCTCGAATATCTGAGATCGGGGGTTCACAAAATCGATGAAAAGGACGCACGACCGCGCTTGCGCGGGCGCACAAAGATTGCGCGCCATGTTCGCTCTGTCGGCGCGACCGCGCTGATCGGGTGTAGCGGCGGAAGCACTAGCCAGCCAGGACCTGCGCCCGTCAACCGGGCGCCGAGCTTCACCTCGGCTGCCGCGGTTACTGTAGCGGAGAATGCGACGGGATCGGTCTATCAAGCAGCCGCCACTGACCCGGACAGCGACGCACTGACCTATTCGATCAGTGGCGGTGCGGACGCTGCACGCTTCGCTATCACAGCCGCAGGTCAACTCAGTTTTGCCGCGTCGCCGAACTTCGATCTCCCGGCCGATTCCGATCTGGATAATGTCTATCAGATCACGCTGTCGGTCAGCGATGGGCGTGCTTCTGCGCAGCTCGCGGTGACGATTTCCGTCACAAATTCACGTGAGGGGTACGCCGCGTCGCAACCGGGTTTGTCAATCCGGTCGCCATTGCTCCGATCGATGCCACAACCGTGCTGGTCGCGGAGCGCGCCGGCGCAATCTACCGTCTCGATCCGGTAA
- the secB gene encoding protein-export chaperone SecB: protein MDTPDNAAPQANGADTAPSVGVISQYIKDFSFENPNSPAIYQVQGQPAFDVQFNIGAAEVAQDVHEVTLKIDVRATMEEQVAFIVDLSYSGLFAIRNVPDEHLQPFLLGEAPRLLFPFARRVLADAVRDGGFPPLMLEPIDFNGLYEQQRAQHDAQTMLGGEAGQA, encoded by the coding sequence ATGGATACGCCCGACAACGCAGCTCCCCAGGCGAACGGCGCCGACACCGCTCCGTCGGTCGGCGTGATCTCGCAATATATCAAGGACTTCTCGTTCGAGAATCCCAACTCGCCCGCAATCTATCAGGTCCAGGGCCAGCCGGCGTTCGACGTCCAGTTCAACATTGGCGCTGCCGAAGTCGCGCAGGACGTCCACGAAGTGACGCTGAAGATCGACGTGCGTGCAACCATGGAAGAGCAGGTCGCGTTCATCGTCGACCTCTCCTATTCGGGACTGTTCGCGATCCGCAACGTGCCGGACGAGCATCTCCAGCCCTTCCTGCTCGGCGAAGCGCCCCGCCTGCTGTTCCCGTTCGCGCGCCGCGTGCTGGCCGACGCGGTCCGCGACGGCGGCTTCCCGCCGCTGATGCTGGAGCCGATCGACTTTAACGGCCTGTACGAACAGCAGCGCGCGCAGCACGACGCGCAGACGATGCTGGGCGGCGAGGCCGGCCAGGCTTAA
- a CDS encoding Tim44/TimA family putative adaptor protein produces MYLVILFAAIAAFLALRLYSVLGKRTGHEQPLPRPAEERVGAPQMPRTIDMPAEVRDTGPRPLENGAEAGLRALVAADPSFDVGQFLEGAKSAYRMILEAFWKGDRDTLEWLIEAEVRDSFIAAIDAREEAGETLDNRLIGIERATISDIALDGAQARVTVRFDADIAAVTRDKDGNVIAGSLSDAVQTHDAWTFSRTLGSGDPNWKLSDTDEV; encoded by the coding sequence GTGTATCTAGTTATCCTGTTTGCGGCGATTGCCGCGTTCCTCGCGCTCCGCCTCTACTCCGTGCTGGGCAAGCGCACCGGGCACGAACAGCCCCTGCCGCGTCCGGCGGAGGAACGTGTCGGCGCGCCGCAGATGCCGCGCACCATCGACATGCCCGCCGAGGTTCGCGACACTGGCCCTCGTCCGCTGGAGAACGGTGCCGAAGCCGGCTTGCGCGCGCTTGTCGCTGCCGACCCGTCATTCGACGTCGGCCAGTTTCTGGAAGGCGCCAAGTCGGCCTATCGCATGATTCTGGAAGCATTCTGGAAGGGTGACCGCGACACGCTGGAATGGCTGATCGAAGCCGAAGTGCGCGACAGCTTCATCGCCGCGATCGACGCGCGCGAAGAAGCGGGTGAGACGCTGGACAACCGACTGATTGGAATCGAGCGGGCAACGATCTCCGACATCGCGCTCGATGGCGCGCAGGCCCGCGTCACTGTCCGGTTCGATGCAGACATCGCTGCGGTGACCCGCGACAAGGATGGCAACGTCATCGCCGGATCGCTGAGCGACGCGGTGCAGACGCATGACGCCTGGACGTTCAGCCGCACGCTGGGCAGCGGCGATCCGAACTGGAAACTGAGCGACACCGACGAAGTCTGA
- a CDS encoding murein transglycosylase A: protein MPARPAPAPSTGVPVRQPVAATPLAPAPAAAVPAGVTTAAAAGLTAGPAVQDLPITMAAAARALGAFKISCATLVRRTDATGLTRGADWQPACDAARSTQDRDAGAFFARHFETVQVADGKAFATGYYEPEIAGSRTRRPGYDVPIYGRPSDLIDVDLGSFSESLAGRSIRGRVDGTKLVQYHDRTAIEKGALAGRGLEIAWAADPVELFFLQIQGSGRLRQPDGSVMRIGYASQNGRDYTGIGKLMLDRGLLKPGQTSMQGIMAWLRANPEQGTAIMRENKSYVFFRELTGPGPLGALGVPVTALATVATDPKFVPLGAPVFLSMDRQDANGLWIAQDTGGAIKGSNRFDTFWGAGDDARAIAGGMAARGTAWLLLPKGTLQRLGAARD, encoded by the coding sequence GTGCCCGCGCGGCCCGCGCCTGCGCCATCGACCGGTGTTCCCGTGCGCCAGCCGGTTGCCGCGACTCCGCTTGCGCCCGCCCCCGCTGCGGCGGTTCCGGCCGGGGTCACGACCGCCGCAGCCGCAGGTCTGACCGCCGGTCCCGCCGTGCAGGATCTGCCGATTACGATGGCCGCCGCCGCGCGCGCGCTGGGCGCGTTCAAGATCAGCTGTGCGACTCTGGTTCGTCGGACCGACGCCACCGGCCTGACTCGCGGTGCGGACTGGCAGCCGGCCTGCGATGCCGCGCGCTCCACCCAGGACCGCGATGCCGGGGCATTTTTCGCCCGCCATTTCGAAACGGTGCAGGTCGCCGACGGCAAGGCATTCGCCACAGGCTATTATGAGCCGGAAATCGCAGGATCGCGCACCCGCCGCCCCGGCTATGACGTGCCGATCTACGGCCGACCGTCCGACCTGATCGATGTCGATCTGGGCAGCTTTTCGGAGTCTTTGGCGGGGCGGTCGATCCGCGGTCGCGTGGATGGGACCAAGCTTGTCCAATATCATGACCGCACCGCGATCGAGAAGGGCGCGCTGGCCGGACGCGGGCTGGAAATCGCCTGGGCGGCCGATCCGGTCGAACTCTTCTTTCTCCAGATTCAGGGCTCGGGTCGCCTGCGCCAGCCCGACGGCAGCGTCATGCGGATCGGCTATGCCAGCCAGAATGGCCGCGACTATACGGGGATCGGCAAGCTGATGCTCGACCGCGGGCTGCTCAAGCCGGGACAGACGTCGATGCAGGGCATCATGGCCTGGCTGCGCGCCAACCCCGAACAGGGGACGGCGATCATGCGCGAGAACAAGAGCTATGTGTTCTTTCGCGAGCTGACCGGGCCGGGGCCGCTGGGCGCGCTGGGCGTGCCGGTGACCGCGCTGGCGACGGTGGCGACCGATCCGAAATTCGTGCCGCTCGGCGCACCGGTCTTCCTGTCGATGGACCGGCAGGACGCCAATGGGCTGTGGATCGCGCAGGATACCGGCGGCGCGATCAAGGGCTCGAACCGGTTCGACACCTTTTGGGGCGCGGGCGACGATGCGCGGGCGATTGCCGGTGGCATGGCTGCGCGGGGCACCGCCTGGTTGCTGCTGCCCAAGGGAACGCTCCAGCGCCTCGGCGCCGCGCGCGACTGA
- a CDS encoding putative bifunctional diguanylate cyclase/phosphodiesterase, with protein MDGFSLKSRAIAFALCAGAFVFILALAATTRGQFDVANTSRALIAAIICAAMCWAYAERTIASTAEAIDAAIERLTQAANGDLQSEIPREVEQCVPPLAHAMDGLFRQLHTNLESVQRLAMYDPVTGLPNRTHFRRSCERLLAELPQDAMAALFFIDLDRFKAVNDTLGHAVGDQLLSMVANRLRAVADRFAIEGDARQPLIGRLSGDEFTIYFPELGHVRDADRVGRGILYALSEPFDLADQEVSIGASVGIAIRPEHGTSLTDLMRAADAAMYHAKAKGRGRAEHFTDQLASDIAERALLESDLRMAVERNQFTLVYQPQISALDGRIVAAEALLRWQHPTRGLCLPGTFIGRAEETGLIVEIGEWVVEHVAATIARWGEMGIEQRLAVNISPRQLDHAAFFRRLREAMQAAGAPARLLELEITETLAMHCSREVIDAIAALRSDGATVAVDDFGTGYSNLARLRDLPLDRVKLDRSLVENVATNAEARTIAHAVIGLIHGIGCEVVAEGIETEAQLEVLRVIGCDILQGYVIAKPMAEAAFLDWASAAPRLALRA; from the coding sequence ATGGACGGATTTTCGCTCAAAAGCCGCGCGATTGCGTTCGCGCTGTGCGCCGGGGCGTTTGTCTTCATCCTGGCGCTGGCCGCGACCACGCGCGGGCAATTCGACGTCGCGAACACCAGTCGCGCGCTGATCGCCGCAATCATCTGTGCCGCAATGTGCTGGGCCTATGCCGAGCGGACAATCGCCTCGACCGCCGAGGCAATCGACGCCGCGATCGAACGGCTGACCCAAGCCGCCAACGGCGACCTTCAGAGCGAGATCCCGCGCGAGGTGGAGCAGTGCGTTCCGCCGCTCGCGCATGCAATGGACGGGCTGTTCCGCCAGCTCCATACGAACCTGGAAAGCGTCCAGCGGCTCGCGATGTACGACCCGGTCACGGGTCTGCCCAATCGCACCCATTTCCGTCGAAGTTGCGAACGGTTGCTCGCCGAGCTGCCGCAGGACGCGATGGCGGCCCTGTTCTTCATCGACCTCGACCGGTTCAAGGCGGTCAACGACACGCTGGGTCATGCCGTCGGGGATCAGCTGCTCAGCATGGTCGCCAACCGGTTGCGCGCAGTTGCCGACCGGTTCGCAATCGAGGGTGATGCGCGTCAGCCGCTGATCGGTCGCCTGTCCGGCGACGAGTTCACCATCTACTTCCCCGAACTGGGGCATGTCCGCGACGCCGATCGGGTCGGGCGCGGCATCCTTTATGCCCTGTCCGAACCGTTCGACCTGGCCGATCAGGAGGTGTCGATCGGCGCGTCGGTGGGGATCGCGATCCGCCCCGAACACGGCACGTCGCTGACCGACCTGATGCGTGCTGCCGACGCCGCGATGTACCACGCCAAGGCCAAGGGCCGCGGCCGCGCCGAACATTTCACCGACCAGCTTGCTAGTGACATCGCCGAACGCGCCCTGCTCGAAAGCGATTTGCGCATGGCGGTCGAACGCAACCAGTTCACCCTGGTCTATCAGCCACAGATCAGTGCACTCGACGGTCGCATCGTCGCGGCCGAAGCATTGCTGCGCTGGCAGCATCCGACGCGCGGCCTGTGCCTGCCCGGCACCTTTATCGGGCGGGCCGAGGAAACCGGCCTGATCGTCGAGATCGGCGAATGGGTGGTCGAACATGTCGCCGCGACCATCGCCCGCTGGGGCGAGATGGGGATCGAGCAGCGGCTCGCGGTCAACATCAGCCCGCGCCAGCTCGATCACGCCGCCTTTTTCCGCCGGTTGCGCGAAGCGATGCAGGCCGCAGGGGCACCCGCGCGGCTGCTGGAGCTGGAGATTACCGAGACGCTGGCAATGCACTGCTCGCGCGAGGTGATCGACGCGATTGCGGCGCTGCGCAGCGATGGCGCGACCGTGGCGGTGGACGATTTCGGGACTGGCTATTCGAACCTTGCGCGCCTGCGCGACCTGCCGCTCGATCGGGTGAAGCTCGACCGCAGCCTGGTCGAAAATGTCGCCACCAATGCCGAGGCGCGGACGATCGCGCATGCGGTGATCGGCCTGATCCACGGTATCGGCTGTGAAGTCGTGGCCGAGGGGATCGAGACCGAGGCGCAGCTGGAAGTGCTGCGCGTGATCGGGTGCGACATCCTGCAGGGCTATGTCATCGCCAAGCCGATGGCGGAGGCCGCGTTCCTCGACTGGGCCAGCGCCGCGCCGCGACTGGCGCTGCGCGCCTGA
- the dapE gene encoding succinyl-diaminopimelate desuccinylase: MPDVVELTKALIAAPSITPARGTVFDVLEAALTPLGFEVERFVAGEAPDGPVENLLAVRSAGPGPHFAFAGHLDVVPPGEGWASGAFEPEIRGDLLYGRGAVDMKGAIAAFVAALGTAPASGTVSLIITGDEEGPATYGTVAIIERMAARGLTPNMCLVGEPTSARRLGDTIKIGRRGSTVIDIEVPGRQGHVAYPHLADNPVPRLVRALAEIDAIVLDEGTDWFQPSNIEVIDLEVGNPATNVIPGRAKARISIRFNDQHRGHDLIARVQDIVHAHAPAGIVRGRVYGEAFLTEPGALSTLVSEAIHAQTGVTAELSTSGGTSDARFLSRICPVVEFGLLNATMHKLDEAVALDDLHVLTRIYTGVLGRVFAG; encoded by the coding sequence ATGCCCGATGTCGTCGAACTCACCAAGGCGCTGATCGCCGCGCCCAGCATCACCCCGGCGCGCGGCACGGTGTTCGATGTGCTGGAGGCGGCGCTGACCCCGCTTGGTTTCGAGGTCGAGCGCTTCGTCGCGGGTGAAGCCCCCGACGGCCCGGTCGAGAACCTCCTCGCGGTGCGCAGCGCCGGGCCCGGGCCGCATTTCGCCTTTGCCGGGCATCTCGACGTCGTCCCGCCGGGCGAAGGCTGGGCGTCGGGTGCGTTTGAGCCGGAAATCCGCGGCGACCTGCTCTACGGACGCGGCGCGGTGGACATGAAGGGCGCGATCGCCGCCTTCGTCGCCGCGCTCGGCACGGCCCCCGCTTCCGGCACCGTCAGCCTGATCATCACCGGCGACGAGGAAGGCCCGGCGACCTATGGAACGGTCGCGATCATCGAGCGGATGGCAGCGCGCGGCCTGACCCCGAACATGTGCCTGGTCGGCGAGCCGACCTCCGCCCGCCGCCTCGGCGACACGATCAAGATCGGGCGGCGCGGGTCGACCGTGATCGATATCGAGGTGCCGGGGCGACAGGGGCATGTCGCCTACCCCCATCTCGCCGACAATCCGGTCCCCCGCCTCGTCCGCGCGCTGGCGGAGATCGATGCGATCGTCCTCGACGAAGGCACCGACTGGTTCCAGCCATCGAATATCGAAGTGATCGACCTGGAGGTCGGCAACCCCGCGACCAACGTCATCCCCGGTCGGGCAAAGGCGCGTATCTCGATCCGCTTCAACGACCAGCATCGCGGCCACGACCTGATCGCGCGGGTGCAGGACATCGTCCATGCCCACGCCCCCGCCGGCATCGTGCGCGGTCGCGTCTATGGCGAGGCGTTTCTGACCGAGCCGGGTGCGCTTTCGACCTTGGTGTCCGAAGCGATCCACGCCCAGACCGGCGTTACGGCCGAGCTTTCTACCAGCGGCGGCACATCCGACGCGCGCTTCCTGTCGCGCATCTGCCCGGTGGTCGAATTCGGCCTGCTCAACGCGACGATGCACAAGCTGGACGAGGCGGTCGCGCTGGACGACCTCCATGTATTGACACGAATCTACACGGGCGTGTTGGGGCGGGTGTTCGCGGGCTGA
- a CDS encoding cupin domain-containing protein, producing MPKLDLDTIPQTNATGYPAEYADVVQGRWYRRLAPASGLTDFGASHVTLKPGAWSAHRHWHEGEDELVVMIVGEAVLVDDAGEHVMRPGDVAAFPKGDGNGHVLQNRSDADCVFVAIGRPAASDCHYPDIDMHLEHGVGFRRKDGSGF from the coding sequence TTGCCCAAGCTCGACCTCGACACAATCCCGCAGACCAACGCGACCGGCTATCCTGCAGAATATGCGGATGTGGTGCAGGGTCGCTGGTACCGCCGCCTTGCCCCGGCATCGGGGCTCACGGACTTTGGCGCGAGCCATGTGACGCTGAAGCCCGGCGCATGGTCGGCGCACCGCCACTGGCATGAGGGCGAGGACGAGCTGGTGGTGATGATCGTGGGCGAGGCGGTGCTGGTCGACGATGCGGGCGAGCATGTGATGCGCCCCGGCGACGTCGCGGCCTTTCCCAAGGGTGACGGTAACGGCCATGTCCTGCAGAACCGCAGCGACGCCGATTGCGTATTCGTCGCGATCGGCCGCCCTGCGGCGAGCGACTGCCACTATCCCGATATCGACATGCATCTGGAGCATGGCGTCGGGTTCAGGCGGAAGGATGGGAGCGGGTTCTGA
- a CDS encoding alpha/beta hydrolase family protein, whose translation MIDDDAEGFSTLYTMDLATLERGEALFGTKGYDIGGIIPDATRTKLLGVTVHGDRPGIHWIDPEMVAMQQTVSGLVKGAQVSIQSVSADLSTAIIAIGGADAPGGFFLFKRAGNTLMPLGYTNPSIKMRRMHPVKTIRYKARDGLEIAAVLTLPVGRKDKLPLIVMPHGGPRARDSETWDWWAQFLADRGYAVIQPNYRGSTGYGTKFMEMGEGQWGLAMQDDLNDAVTELAKLGIADPKRVCMVGGSYGGYAAIRAAQRDGSLYRCAVSFAGVSDLNRMVRHHRNFLYGNIRGAWLREQAPDLKSVSPINFPEQFTIPVLLVHGEKDGVVPVAQSREMVEQLKKAGKDVTYIVQPEGGPSSQPWRGPAGVPEGNGGVPGQA comes from the coding sequence GTGATCGACGACGACGCCGAGGGCTTTTCGACGCTCTATACGATGGACCTGGCGACGCTCGAACGCGGCGAGGCGCTGTTCGGCACCAAGGGCTATGACATTGGCGGCATCATCCCGGATGCGACGCGCACCAAATTGCTGGGCGTCACCGTGCATGGCGACCGCCCGGGCATTCACTGGATCGACCCGGAAATGGTCGCGATGCAGCAGACCGTGTCCGGGCTGGTCAAGGGCGCACAGGTGTCGATCCAGTCGGTGAGCGCCGACCTGTCCACTGCGATTATCGCGATCGGTGGTGCCGACGCCCCAGGAGGCTTCTTTCTGTTCAAGCGGGCCGGCAACACGCTGATGCCGCTTGGCTACACCAATCCCAGCATCAAGATGCGCAGGATGCACCCGGTAAAGACGATCCGCTACAAGGCACGGGACGGTCTGGAAATCGCTGCGGTGCTGACGCTCCCCGTCGGGCGCAAGGACAAGCTGCCGCTGATCGTCATGCCGCACGGTGGCCCGCGTGCGCGCGACAGCGAGACGTGGGACTGGTGGGCTCAGTTCCTCGCCGACCGCGGCTATGCCGTGATCCAGCCCAATTACCGGGGTTCGACCGGCTACGGCACCAAGTTTATGGAAATGGGGGAGGGGCAATGGGGCCTCGCGATGCAGGACGACCTGAATGACGCGGTGACGGAGCTGGCGAAGCTCGGCATCGCCGACCCCAAGCGGGTGTGCATGGTGGGTGGTTCCTATGGCGGATACGCGGCGATCCGCGCGGCGCAGCGCGACGGGTCGCTCTACCGGTGCGCGGTGTCGTTCGCCGGCGTCTCCGACCTCAACCGCATGGTCCGGCACCACCGCAACTTTCTATACGGCAACATCCGCGGTGCCTGGCTGCGCGAACAGGCACCCGACCTCAAATCGGTTTCGCCGATCAATTTCCCCGAACAGTTCACGATCCCTGTCCTGCTCGTGCATGGCGAGAAGGACGGCGTGGTTCCCGTCGCTCAATCGCGCGAAATGGTCGAGCAGCTGAAAAAGGCAGGCAAGGACGTGACCTATATCGTCCAGCCCGAGGGGGGACCATCATCTCAGCCGTGGCGCGGACCGGCTGGAGTTCCTGAAGGCAATGGAGGCGTTCCTGGCCAAGCATAA
- a CDS encoding prolyl oligopeptidase family serine peptidase — protein MPVHGGDWLREQAPDLKDISPVNFAGAFGIPVLLMHGEKDRVVPIVQSKVMAQKLKSAGKDVTYIVQPLGDHHFTRQEDRVEFLKAMEAFLAKHNPA, from the coding sequence ATGCCGGTGCACGGGGGGGACTGGCTGCGCGAGCAGGCACCCGACCTCAAGGATATTTCACCGGTCAACTTTGCGGGCGCGTTCGGCATTCCCGTGCTGTTGATGCATGGCGAGAAGGACCGCGTCGTCCCAATCGTCCAGTCGAAGGTGATGGCGCAGAAGCTGAAGAGCGCGGGCAAGGACGTGACCTATATCGTCCAGCCGCTGGGCGACCATCACTTCACCCGACAGGAAGACCGCGTCGAGTTCCTGAAGGCGATGGAGGCGTTCCTCGCCAAGCATAACCCGGCCTGA
- the yihA gene encoding ribosome biogenesis GTP-binding protein YihA/YsxC, producing MTEFDPELIEGARKTFAGPVAFLKSAPALHFLPDAVVPEVAFAGRSNVGKSSLLNALTGRNGLARTSNTPGRTQELNFFDVGDPVKFRLVDMPGYGFAKAPKDVVRKWRFLVNDYLRGRDVLKRVLVLIDSRHGIKEVDRDILDMLDAAAVSYRIVLTKGDKIKPAELAEVTQRTIDEARKRPAAHPDILATSSEKSDGIAELRAAVIEAVSI from the coding sequence GTGACCGAGTTCGACCCCGAGTTGATCGAGGGCGCGCGCAAGACCTTTGCGGGGCCCGTCGCGTTCCTGAAGTCCGCGCCTGCGCTCCACTTCCTGCCCGACGCGGTCGTGCCGGAAGTGGCGTTTGCCGGGCGGTCGAATGTCGGCAAATCCTCGCTGCTCAACGCGCTGACCGGGCGTAACGGGCTCGCGCGCACGTCGAACACGCCGGGGCGGACTCAGGAGCTCAACTTTTTCGATGTCGGCGATCCGGTGAAGTTCCGGCTGGTCGACATGCCCGGCTACGGCTTTGCCAAGGCACCCAAGGACGTCGTCAGGAAATGGCGCTTCCTGGTGAACGACTATCTGCGCGGGCGCGATGTGCTGAAGCGCGTGCTGGTGCTGATCGACAGCCGCCACGGGATCAAGGAAGTCGACCGCGACATCCTCGACATGCTCGACGCGGCGGCGGTCAGCTATCGCATCGTCCTGACCAAGGGCGACAAGATCAAGCCGGCAGAACTGGCCGAAGTGACCCAGCGGACGATCGACGAAGCACGAAAGCGCCCCGCCGCCCATCCCGACATCCTCGCCACGTCGAGCGAAAAGAGCGACGGCATCGCCGAGCTGCGCGCCGCAGTGATCGAGGCGGTCAGCATCTGA